The proteins below are encoded in one region of Sporosarcina sp. FSL K6-1508:
- a CDS encoding cupin: MKVYRFDKEEGKKVAHFNSNFIMSRILKTEKTTQIGCMHLEANGIIGFHQAVVSQLILIVNGGGWVRGDDNLKVNITVGDAIYWEKGEGHETTTDTGLIAIVIESEELAPSDFMTIKAK; the protein is encoded by the coding sequence ATGAAAGTATATAGGTTCGACAAAGAGGAAGGTAAAAAAGTAGCTCATTTTAACTCGAATTTCATTATGTCCCGAATTTTAAAAACAGAAAAAACTACGCAAATTGGTTGTATGCATTTGGAAGCTAACGGAATTATTGGCTTTCATCAAGCCGTTGTTTCACAATTAATTCTTATAGTAAATGGAGGAGGTTGGGTTCGAGGGGATGATAATTTAAAAGTAAATATAACAGTAGGCGATGCAATCTATTGGGAAAAAGGTGAAGGACATGAAACTACGACAGACACTGGTCTAATCGCAATTGTAATTGAGTCTGAAGAATTAGCTCCGTCTGATTTTATGACAATTAAAGCAAAATAA
- a CDS encoding serine hydrolase domain-containing protein, with protein MDIENRINKWIESYDRNSYLIGSILIASNENILLNKGFGMANREHNVPNMPTTKFRIGSLTKAFTAMGILQLHEKKKLNINDYVGKYLHDYPNGERITILHCLTNSSGIPNYTSFADFWFSSMRLPLTLNELIDTFKERELDFEPGSRFGYSNSGYALLTSIIETVSGMSYGEYIQEEICNPLGMYNTGCDDGIKVVPRLASGYSFWEEPIHPAYADLSFPLGSYGVYSTTEDLFIWDKALKLFKILNKELTEKMFTPNFSSYACGWMISEIGGKKCVHHSGDISGFCSDFLRFVDDQVTIIFLSNMNVTPVEHLSREIAKTIFEEQSSLPCPAVPIPFKKVVPIVGKYPFENEKDKCLDISVEKEELYLTVSKMYGAVYKFKLLPVSHDSTKATFITEMINEQLVFYYSLTGEIESVQYIDCTGNNQMMNKAK; from the coding sequence ATGGACATAGAAAATAGAATAAATAAATGGATTGAATCATACGATCGAAATAGTTATTTGATTGGTTCCATATTAATTGCTTCTAATGAAAATATTCTTTTAAATAAAGGCTTTGGCATGGCGAATCGGGAACATAACGTGCCAAATATGCCTACAACTAAATTTCGTATCGGCTCACTCACTAAGGCTTTTACAGCCATGGGCATACTTCAATTACATGAAAAGAAAAAATTGAACATAAACGATTATGTTGGCAAGTATCTTCATGATTATCCAAATGGAGAGCGAATAACGATTCTTCATTGCCTAACGAATAGCTCGGGCATTCCCAATTATACAAGTTTTGCTGATTTTTGGTTCAGTTCAATGAGACTTCCTTTGACTTTAAATGAGCTTATTGACACATTTAAAGAACGGGAATTGGATTTCGAACCTGGAAGCCGTTTTGGTTACTCAAACTCAGGCTATGCGTTGCTAACTTCTATTATCGAAACGGTTTCAGGCATGTCTTATGGAGAGTATATTCAGGAAGAAATATGCAATCCTTTGGGTATGTATAATACTGGCTGTGATGATGGCATAAAGGTCGTTCCGAGGTTGGCCTCTGGTTATTCCTTCTGGGAAGAGCCGATTCATCCAGCATATGCGGACTTGTCATTTCCATTAGGCTCCTATGGTGTATATTCTACAACAGAGGATCTATTTATTTGGGATAAGGCATTGAAATTGTTCAAAATACTCAACAAGGAACTTACAGAAAAAATGTTTACTCCAAATTTCAGTTCATATGCATGTGGTTGGATGATATCTGAAATAGGTGGTAAAAAATGTGTACATCATTCTGGAGATATTAGCGGTTTTTGTAGCGATTTTCTCAGATTTGTTGATGATCAAGTTACCATTATCTTTTTAAGCAATATGAATGTTACGCCTGTAGAACATTTAAGTCGGGAAATTGCGAAAACCATTTTTGAGGAACAGTCATCTTTACCATGTCCTGCTGTGCCAATCCCATTCAAAAAGGTAGTTCCTATAGTAGGTAAGTATCCATTTGAAAATGAGAAAGACAAATGTCTAGATATATCTGTTGAAAAAGAAGAGCTTTATTTAACTGTCTCTAAAATGTACGGAGCGGTTTATAAATTCAAACTTCTGCCAGTTAGCCACGACTCCACCAAAGCAACTTTTATAACCGAGATGATTAATGAGCAACTTGTATTTTATTATTCATTAACAGGTGAAATTGAAAGTGTGCAATACATAGACTGTACTGGGAATAATCAAATGATGAATAAGGCTAAGTAG
- the namA gene encoding NADPH dehydrogenase NamA, whose protein sequence is MAKLFEPFTIRNVEFKNRIVMSPMCMYSSHNEDGMIEDWHKTHYATRAVGQVGLIIVEATAVQPAGRISPQDLGIWSDDHVEGLTEVVRLMQQHGAKAGIQLAHAGRKATVDGDIFAPSALAFNDKYKSPVEMTKEDIKTTVQAFKDGAIRAKKAGFDVIELHGAHGYLINEFLSPLSNKRTDEYGGSAENRYRLLRETIDEVRTVWEGPLFVRISANDYTDGGMTPEAYVEMAKWMKEQGIDLIDVSSGAVVPAAIDAFPGYQVKFSETIKDGADILTGAVGMITTGIQAEEILKNGRADMILLARELLRDPYWAYTAAKELRVEIQSPKQYERGWMF, encoded by the coding sequence ATGGCAAAGTTATTTGAACCATTTACAATACGCAATGTTGAATTTAAAAACCGCATCGTTATGTCGCCGATGTGTATGTATTCGAGTCATAACGAAGACGGAATGATTGAGGATTGGCATAAAACCCATTATGCCACACGTGCAGTTGGCCAAGTCGGACTGATTATTGTTGAAGCGACGGCCGTCCAACCTGCAGGGCGTATTTCCCCCCAAGATCTTGGCATTTGGAGCGATGATCATGTTGAAGGATTAACAGAAGTTGTTCGCCTTATGCAACAGCACGGTGCGAAAGCAGGTATCCAGCTCGCACACGCCGGACGCAAAGCTACAGTGGACGGTGATATTTTTGCCCCGTCAGCACTGGCTTTCAATGACAAATATAAATCGCCTGTTGAAATGACTAAGGAAGATATAAAAACGACCGTGCAAGCATTCAAGGATGGTGCTATCCGTGCGAAGAAAGCTGGGTTTGACGTGATCGAACTCCATGGCGCACACGGCTATCTAATCAATGAATTCCTATCTCCCCTATCAAATAAACGAACGGATGAATATGGGGGCTCTGCGGAGAATCGCTATCGATTATTACGTGAAACCATTGATGAAGTGCGCACTGTTTGGGAAGGACCTCTTTTCGTTCGGATATCTGCAAATGATTATACGGACGGCGGAATGACGCCTGAAGCATACGTCGAAATGGCAAAGTGGATGAAAGAGCAGGGCATTGATTTGATCGATGTCAGTTCAGGAGCAGTCGTTCCGGCGGCAATCGATGCATTCCCTGGTTATCAAGTGAAATTTTCGGAAACGATCAAAGATGGTGCCGACATTTTAACGGGCGCAGTTGGGATGATCACAACTGGCATCCAAGCGGAAGAAATATTGAAAAATGGCCGCGCAGATATGATTTTGCTTGCCCGTGAATTATTGAGGGATCCGTACTGGGCATACACTGCGGCGAAAGAACTGCGTGTTGAAATTCAGTCCCCGAAACAGTATGAACGAGGCTGGATGTTTTAA
- a CDS encoding class I SAM-dependent methyltransferase: MLNEQGFNLWANDYDQTVQISEDNNCYPFAGYKKVLNTIFNEAMQKKQSRVLDIGFGTAVLTSKLYENGHYIDGLDFSTRMIAIAQSKMPFANLIEWDISNGLPDSYTFNKYDSIVSTYALHHLADKEKVTFIKSLLPLLSVDGKIFIGDIAFKTRGELEVCKNKSIGYWDEDEFYFVYEEINALLKNFCKCEFHPVSHCGGIFVVTS; the protein is encoded by the coding sequence ATGCTTAATGAACAAGGATTTAATTTATGGGCTAATGACTACGATCAAACAGTACAAATAAGTGAAGATAATAATTGCTATCCGTTTGCTGGATACAAAAAAGTATTAAATACCATTTTTAATGAAGCCATGCAGAAGAAACAATCAAGAGTTTTAGATATAGGGTTTGGTACAGCTGTTTTAACGAGTAAACTCTATGAAAATGGCCATTATATAGATGGTTTAGATTTTTCTACACGTATGATTGCAATAGCCCAATCTAAAATGCCATTTGCAAATTTAATAGAGTGGGATATTTCTAATGGCTTACCTGATTCTTATACATTTAATAAATATGACTCTATTGTAAGCACATATGCGTTGCATCATTTGGCGGATAAAGAGAAAGTAACATTTATAAAGAGTTTGCTTCCTCTACTTTCTGTAGATGGAAAAATATTTATTGGAGATATTGCATTCAAAACGCGTGGGGAGCTTGAAGTTTGTAAAAATAAAAGCATTGGGTATTGGGATGAAGATGAATTTTATTTTGTCTATGAAGAAATAAACGCTTTGCTAAAAAACTTTTGTAAATGTGAATTTCATCCGGTATCGCATTGCGGCGGTATATTCGTAGTTACGAGTTAA